CGCTGGCGCTCGAGACGCCGTCGCGCTCGGACATCGACGTGGCGCTCGTGCCGGCCACCGAGGCGGCCGACGCGCTCGGGGCGATCCAGGTGGCCAACATGGTTATGCTCGGCGCCTACCTGGCGTGCAAGCCGATCGTCAAAGTCGAGACCATTCTTGACGTGCTGCGCCAAGTGCTGCCGCAGCGGCGCCACCACCTGATCGGCCTCAACGAGCAGGCGATGCGCCGCGGCCAGGAACTGGCCGCGGCAACCGACAGCCCGGCCCGCACGACCGGCACGCGCTGACCCGCCCGGTCCGGACCTCCCGAAGGTGAACGTGTGACCACCGCGACCCGGATTACTATCGCCCGGTTCTTCTTCGCACCGCCGCTGGTGGTGGCCGTCTGCGGCGCCGTCTGGTGGCCCGAGCACGCGCTCGCCATGCGTGTTGCGGCCATGGTCCTCTTCGGAGTCGGGGCGCTGACCGATTTCCTTGACGGGTTTGTCGCCCGCCGTTTCGGCCAGGAGACACGGCTCGGCGCGGCGCTCGATCCGATGGCGGACAAGGTGCTTCTGTGGGCGGCGATCTGGTCGCTCTGGGCGTGCCAGAGCGCATACAACGCGGTGCCGGCGTGGTATCCGGCGATCGTGACGCTCAACGACGCTATGCTCGGCGTGGGCTTTGTCGCCGTGCGGCGGCGCATCGACCCCGATCGGATGCGCGCCATGATCTGGGGCAAGGCGGCCACCGTAGGCCAGATCGTCGTCGTCGCGTGGCTGCTGCCACGGCTGCCGGGCGTCGGCGCGTTGGTCATTGTCGCCGGGGCGATGACGGCTTTCTCTGGCACGGCGTACGTGACGCGCGCCCTGCAACTGATGGACAGAACGACCGTACGAGTAAAGGATTCCACCGCGTGAACGACGCGATCGTCATCCAGTGCACGGCGTCGTCGAGAGACGAGGCGCGGGGGATCGCCCGCGCGTTGCTCGAGGCGAAGCGTGCCGCGTGCGTGAGCCTGGCGGGCGAGGTGGAGTCGCACTACTGGTGGCAAGGGGCGATTGAGTCGGCAACAGAGGTGCTCATGCTCATCAAGACGGCGCGCGGGCAATTCGACGCCGTGTGCGAGACGATCCTGGCGCATCACAGCTACGAGGTGCCGGAGATCATCGCACTGCCCGTCGTGACGGGCCACGAGCCGTATCTGCGCTGGCTCGATGAGTCGGTGCGGGACCGCGGGGGCGAGTCATGAAAGCACACGTGGACTGTGTCCCCTGCGTGTTTGCCCAAGTCCTGCGGGCGGCCCGGCGTGTGACCGACGACGAGGCCGAGTTGTTCAGGGTTCTGTCGCGCGCGATGGAGCTGCTGCACGACCGGATCGACGGAGGCACGCCGGCAGACATCTCGACGCTCGGGCTGCGCGCGGTCGCCGAGGTCCTCGGCAACCGCGATCTCTACGCCGATGAGCGGCGCCACACAAACGCGGCGATGCTCGCGCTCGAACCCGAGCTGCGGACGCGGATCGCCGGCGCCGATGATCCCCTGCGCATGGCGCTGCGCATCGCCGCGGCGGCGAACATGATCGATTTCGGCATTACCGACGACGTGAACGTCCACACCGCGATCGAGCAGGCGATGAGTGTGCCTTTCGCCGTGGACCACAGCGAGCAGCTCATCGAGGAGCTGTCGCGAAGCAGCTCCTTGCTGTTTCTGGCCGACAACTCCGGCGAGATCGTCGCCGACAAGCTGCTGCTCGAGACAATCGGCCACCCCAACGCATGGGTCGCCGTGCG
This genomic window from Verrucomicrobiota bacterium contains:
- a CDS encoding DUF89 family protein, whose product is MKAHVDCVPCVFAQVLRAARRVTDDEAELFRVLSRAMELLHDRIDGGTPADISTLGLRAVAEVLGNRDLYADERRHTNAAMLALEPELRTRIAGADDPLRMALRIAAAANMIDFGITDDVNVHTAIEQAMSVPFAVDHSEQLIEELSRSSSLLFLADNSGEIVADKLLLETIGHPNAWVAVRGAPMLNDATEADAAAVGLDMVAHVIGNGSGRLGTVLEDCSTELRRRFDEADVIISKGQANYESLEHVEANIYFILTAKCRLVARQLGVEQGNLVVARSRAGNRRQQG
- a CDS encoding divalent-cation tolerance protein CutA — encoded protein: MNDAIVIQCTASSRDEARGIARALLEAKRAACVSLAGEVESHYWWQGAIESATEVLMLIKTARGQFDAVCETILAHHSYEVPEIIALPVVTGHEPYLRWLDESVRDRGGES
- a CDS encoding 2-oxoacid:acceptor oxidoreductase family protein, with the translated sequence MLLGKLIAMAGMLEGREVTYIPSYGAEVRGGTANCKVIVSDTEIASPLASSPHTALVMNHPSLARFEPLVRAGGLLVVNTTLALETPSRSDIDVALVPATEAADALGAIQVANMVMLGAYLACKPIVKVETILDVLRQVLPQRRHHLIGLNEQAMRRGQELAAATDSPARTTGTR
- a CDS encoding CDP-alcohol phosphatidyltransferase family protein — protein: MTTATRITIARFFFAPPLVVAVCGAVWWPEHALAMRVAAMVLFGVGALTDFLDGFVARRFGQETRLGAALDPMADKVLLWAAIWSLWACQSAYNAVPAWYPAIVTLNDAMLGVGFVAVRRRIDPDRMRAMIWGKAATVGQIVVVAWLLPRLPGVGALVIVAGAMTAFSGTAYVTRALQLMDRTTVRVKDSTA